In Archaeoglobus profundus DSM 5631, the sequence CACTTGCTAAATTCGATTCCGAGTTAAGGGTTATAGACGTTAAATCTAAGCCGTACATAGATGTAACCCTCCACGTGCTTGAAGAAAGTGGAATAAAGTTGGAGAGGGAAGGTAATACATTCTACATCGAATGTGAACAGGAGTTTAGGCTTAGAAGATTTGATGTGCCAGCCGATTTCTCATCAGCCAGCTACTTAATTGCGAGCGGAGTTTTGGCTGGAAGGGTTGAGCTCAGAGGTGTTTACGATTCGAGACAGGGTGACAAGGCTATAGTTGACATCGTAAGGAGTATGGGTGGAGAGGTTAGGTGGAAAAAAGAGGATGGAGTTCTGATAGCGGAGAAATCGGAGCTTGAGGGGATAGAAGTTGATGCGGGAGACACTCCAGACTTAGTTCCTACCATAGCCGTTCTTGGGGCTGTTGCTAAAGGTAGGACGGTGATATACAATGCCGAGCATTTGAGATACAAAGAGACCAATAGAATTGAAACAACCTACAGAAATTTGAAGGCTCTCGGCGTTGAAGTTGAGAAGAGAAGAGATGGTTTGGTCATCAAGGGAGGAAACATTCGTGGAGGTGTTGTAGATTCGTACGGCGATCACAGAATTGCCATGGCTTTCGCAGTCTTGGGACTTGTCGCAGATAAAGTTACCGTGAAAAATGCAGAGGTGGTTTCGGTCTCCTTTCCCAACTTCTTCGATGTTTTGAAGGATCTTGGTGCCAAAGTTGAGATCGTCTGATCAACAAATTTTTAACTTAGGAACTAACTTTGACCATGATTCCAGCCATCTACAAGAATCTCTGTCACGTTTGTGGTAACGACTTTGATACCGAAGAGGCTGAGAAAGGAGTTTGCAAAAAGAAAAATAGAATCATGTGCAGATTTTACGAGGACTTTATCGTTGAAGAATTCTTTAAGTTTTTT encodes:
- the aroA gene encoding 3-phosphoshikimate 1-carboxyvinyltransferase, encoding MDITIYRSEVEGVATPPPSKSYTHRAFLSSALSRHSEIFNPLIAEDTLATLRCCKGIGARFFRHRCFEFFGCDEIKSGYFYVSNSGTTLRLFMGILSLSKGVSVLDGDESIRRRPNLELAKALIKLGAKVKGFRDFSAPIIVGGILKGGCVKIRAISSQFVSALLFSLPLAKFDSELRVIDVKSKPYIDVTLHVLEESGIKLEREGNTFYIECEQEFRLRRFDVPADFSSASYLIASGVLAGRVELRGVYDSRQGDKAIVDIVRSMGGEVRWKKEDGVLIAEKSELEGIEVDAGDTPDLVPTIAVLGAVAKGRTVIYNAEHLRYKETNRIETTYRNLKALGVEVEKRRDGLVIKGGNIRGGVVDSYGDHRIAMAFAVLGLVADKVTVKNAEVVSVSFPNFFDVLKDLGAKVEIV